The following DNA comes from Salvia splendens isolate huo1 chromosome 17, SspV2, whole genome shotgun sequence.
GAATTGATAATTATGTAGGAGtattcatttaaatatttaaaattagatTACTATCACAATTAGAAATACTGGAATAAAATTCCTGAATCGTAGTAGGTAGTATTCTAACTATAGTACaaatttacaataaaaaaatgaacaataataagtagaataaaaattacaatgaaaataataaaacaaatcaaactaTAAGTTGAGTCGAGGAAAACCCTCTTTCCGgcccgcaagacaaattacttCCAGCTATCTTCTCTCGGATTGACATATTGTTATCATAGATAAAAGAACATCCTCCTAATATGTAGAAACACCTCAAACTGTTAGACACTGATGAATTTGATGAAGCTACGGGAATCAAACAATATAATGCTCCTAAAATGCACACCAAAATATAGTAGAAAACTTTAAAAATGAGGAAGAATGCTATTGTTGATGTGTAATCCATCTACAAATCAATGCTTTTTATAGGTACAAAATAAGAATGCCAGAGGTTATGTAATTAAGTCGCCTTAAACCACAGAGTTAAAGCAATGAAGGTTACAAGAAATGAAAAGCCAAATAAATGTCTCTCCATTATCATCCTCCAAAATTAAATACTGCATATTGCTAttggagtgttatattgctaactccatacttaattgttaactacaattaaataatagtcattagatatcCAAATCAAGGTCCTAGATCATCAGTcccggaatgtcaatacgatcaataaaaaatgtcaataagagtattaaggtcaatttacaacaaattagttataactaacttttgaaaaatatcctaTAACttactttaaaacgcatataactttctcgatttaaattatgttttcgcacaacatatatcaaattaaagataatttcatatatattcTAATGAGATcacacttgcatatgttccgatgtcaaaattataaattttttttgaaaattttcaattttttcgtacagcaacaaatgtcaatatagtatataaaatatgtcaatataatacatgtagaatgtcaatataagcaatgtgttaacattctcaaagctttgtgttaacattctcaaagcattgtgttgacatccTCAGATGGTGAACCTCTTACTGAGGTAGAGCAATCTAAGGAGAGGTCCTCAAGTGAGGTGGATTCCAAGGCAGTGATGCTTCCATTGAGGTGGAGTAGGTGTGGAATTCTTCCCCTATAAACCCTGATCCTATCCCCTTGAGCCTCAGGTGAACCGAGACCCTGATCCTGAAAATGTTTTTGACAATGAGCCACAATCCAATAGTAATCCAGATTTACACAACTATCAATTGACTAGGGATTGAGGTAGAAGGGTGGTAAATCCCCCTGACAGATATGGTCAATTTGTGAATTTAATTGCCTTAGCTTTTAATGTGTATGAATATGATGGAAATGAGCCTCAGTCTTATAAGCAGACTCAAAAGTCCAAGTTCTAGGATATGTGGTTCAAAGCTATGAAAGAAGAGATCCAATCTCTGTTTGTTAGTAAAACCTGGATCCTTGTGTCTTTGCCTCCTGGTGCCTCTGTGGTTGATTGCAGGTGGCTGTTTAAATTGTAAGATGAGATTGAGGGGCTTAGGTACAAGGCAAGGTTGGTTGCAAAAGATTTTACTTAGCAAGAGGGGATAAATTATACTGAAATTTTTGCTCATGTGGTTAAGTTTAATACTTTGAGAGTGATGCTTGCCTTATGTGCTCattttaattgagaattgaaataaatggatgtcaaaaccgctttccttcatggtgatttggataaACCTATCTATATGAAACAGCCCGAGGATTTTGTGGATCCAAATTTTCCCAATCATGTTTGTTTGCTAAAAAGGCTTTGTATGATTTAAAACAATCCCCCAGGCAGTGGAATATCAAGTTTAATGCATGCATGGAGAAGTTAGGCTTTGTTAGGAGTACCTTTGATGCTTGTTTGTATGTGAAAAATCTTGATAATGTGCTTATTTTCTTGCTgctttatgtggatgatatgctcatCATGGGTCCTTGCATTAAGTCTATTAAACATGTGCAATATGCTTTATGTgataattttgacatgaaagatcttggtgatGCAAAAAAGATTTTGGGGATCAATATCCTTAGGGATAGGAAGTCCTCTACTCTGGTTCTTCACTAGGAACCTTATGTGcaaaaaaattcttgaaaattttaatatgCTTGGTGCTAAAATTGCTTCTGTTCCTTTAGCTGCCCATTTCATGCTGAGTAAGGACCTTTGTCCTAAGATTGAGTCTGAAATTAAAGCTATGCACAAGGTCCCTTATTCTAATGCTATTGGCTCTGTGATGTATCTTATGATTAGTACTAGACCTGACATTGCCTATGTTGTTTCTTGCTTGAGTAGATACATGGCTAACCCAGGTCCTGTGCATTGGGAAGCTCTTAAATGGTTGCTTAGATATTTGAAAAATACTTCCAAGTATGGTCTTTGTTTTTCTAAGCATGATCAAGGTGTTAAGTTATGTGGTTTTGTGGATTCTAACTATGCTAATGACAAGGATAAGAGGAAGTCAACCACTTCCTGTGTGTTTCAAGTTTGCAGGTCTTGTGTTAGATAGAAATCCCAACTCCAACATATTGTAGCCATGTCTACAACAGAGTCAGAATATATAGCTATCACTGAAGCTATGAAGGAGGCAATCTGGTTAAAGGGAGTTCTGTCTGAACTCAAGTTTATTAAATCTATTCTTGTGTTATATTCTGATAGTCGGTCTGCCATACAACTATGTAAAAATCCTGTTTttcatgatagaactaagcatatagatgttaggttccatttcattagagatgttGTGGAAAAATGTGAAGTTCTCTTACAAAAGGTGCATACTGATAATAACCCTGATAATATGGGTACTATATGTCTTTCTGTGGATAAATTGCTCTCATGCATCAAAAagttgcattttaattttggttgAGCATGTGCATGTCCCGAGGAAAGACCTTGCTGACTCTTTGAAGTCACAAGGCACCTAAAGTCCTACAAAGCTAATTGGTTTACCATCTGGAGTTTTGTTAAGGCAACCTGGTATTTCTTATCTAATGAACTTTGTGTTCTTTGGTGATAGGGAATACCTTGTGGGCTGTGATGAAGCAACAACAGACTAAGGCTCTCCCTATGTGCTCCCAATGTAGTCCAAGGTGGAGAATGTTGAATTATTTGTGGACTAATTGTTCTGGACcgatatatttaattaagttGGGTTGATCCAATTAATTAAATGTGAGGCCCAACAATTTTGTGTATGCAGAACAATGCTTACTCCGGCCCGTTACTTACCTATCTCACCGATGGTCGCCACGTGTCCCATCTCACTCGGATCACAAGCCACAATCGTTGGATCTGTGGTTGTGTTTGTTTGTGAGATAAGTGAGGAGTCGACTCCTCATCTCTCTCATTCGATTTAatactctttctctctctcattctgAAGTGTGATtctctcttccttctctctacTTTCTCTCACTACTCCCACAATGGTTACAGCCGGTTCATGGCCTGGTGTAGTTGCTGTTGCGACCTGAGCCATACTCTGATTTGCGTTACCTTAGTCTCTTTCTGTTCTGATTTAGATCCTAAGGGATCTTGTGTTGATTACTAACGGCTTTACATGGTGTGCAGGTTACAATCGGATGGAGCTTGAGAATCAGTCTAAGTTGAGGACTGATTAGTAGCTAGGGCTTCTGATTTGTATAGCCTGTTGTATTTCCCTTTGTATCTTGGCTTGTATCTCTGAGATTAGCCATCTTAGATCAATATCAATaaaagaggtcccggtaattagtgaattcCGAATGGTCTGATCCCTACAAATACAATATGCAAATGCAAAAATTCACTATTAAAATTCTTAGCAAGCCAAATAAGCATATTAATGAATTATGTAAAAGAGATCTTGATAATTAGTGAATTTCGAATGGTCTGATCCCTACAAGTACAATATGCAAATGCAAAAATTCACTATTAAAATTCTTAGCAAGCCAAATAAGCAAATTAATGAATTATGTAAATGTTGATGAATTTCCAATAAGTAATAAACTAACTATCAACCACATCCTCTTTAGTTATAAATTCCTTTTTGAATTATATGGATTTATAACTAAATATGAACCAATGAATACTAACCCATACTTAGATGGTCCGAAATAAATATTTGTGTACAAGAAATGAGTGGATAATGCTGGAGATTATTGTCGTATTAGCTTAATTATGAGCACTGATATTAGACAAAAAACAAGAAGACGaattaatccaaaaaaaaaaacagttatCGGTCACACTCAAAACCCCATTAATAAGCTAACAAGAATCTTATTTAGAAACGAAAGCCTCGTGAAGATCTTTACCAAAATAGTGACAATTAGTTAAATGTTAAACAACTTCCATAAAaccataattaattatttttgttttccaaAGAGTTGTGGCTGTGATTTACCTGTCATAATCAAGGCACACGTAATCCTATTGGCCATAAAAATGACTTGTGGTCAGGaattaaattaagaaataaaaatacttttgCTTATTGGGGCCTCTTTATATCTTCACTTTTCGATTTATTGAAAATGCTAAAAGCCCATTTAATAATCTCTTttgattttttcttcattttgagAAATTTGTGAATGGATTAGTCATCAAAGTGGTTTCCTCTATTGGGAAAGTTATGAATTATGGACAAAAGCTTTATTGATTAAGTTGATTATTATTAAGTGGTTCTTGTTGTTGACACTTCGACGTCTAGGAAACCATTGTTGAAGCTTGATTTTTTCCATTGTTTTATGGCAAACTTTAATGCCTTTAATTTCGAAGtctattaattattatttggaTCCTTTTTTATGTGACATTGACAAAGAGGAAattaaatcatactccctccatcccataataagagtcacaatttatcattttagtacgtcccataataagagtcacactttgtcattttagtacgttccacaataagagtcacgtTTCATtgttaccataaatagtaagtagatttcacattccactaactcacttcactcacattttattataaaaccaatataaaaaattgagtctcatatttgactaacttttccaacccactattctttatattttttaaaactcgtgcccacaataagagtgtgactcctattgtgggatggagggagtatttcactAGAAAATGGCtaaaaacatttttaaatataCTACAAACGCTTTAAGAAACGTCCTTATTTTTTTGTGTCTCAATTAAAATTAGGGGACACAAATAATACCGATTTAGAAAAGTAAAATATTAAGATAATTTATCTTCAACTTAGGGACGCCTACTTTGGGTTCTAAATTAtgagtatttttaaaaaatattcacGCAAATAACTGAGTATCTATTTTTGTGTTCCTAAGTTATACTCCTTGTAATAATAGATGAAACTTAAATAGGTATTACTTATATCACAAGTTCATCATTTCATTTGTAATAACAAATCATTATAGTAGAACAATTATGCTAGATATGAAACCCACTTAAAAAAAACCTATCAACCTCACTTCTATAGAAACACAACAAATCCATTTACATGCTTAAACTAGATATAATCACCTTGAGTTAGTGCACAAAAGTACAAGATTAAATCTAGTGGCCAGTACGATCCACACTAATATcatcaacttttcaattttctcAAAATAGGGTTTTTACCGTGAAACATTTCTAGCAAACTTTCATATAGAGTGAGTTTGCTTTCACACAATTAATACATATAATTAAtcctatttaatttgttttataatcCTACGTAACTAATACATGCCTACACTAATTAATATATAGAGGGTTGGCGAATTATTTAAAGAGGGACCATGGCATGTTAGGAATCAATCATTCCAAGCCCttgatttattaatttcttaataGCTTATGTGTAGACAAGAGATCATAATCTATAGCATTTGAATTTGTCCCTTCCTGTCTTTCCATTCCatagactttttttttgtgtggaTAAGAAGTGGCTCTCAATACCTAATTTCTACATGCTATTCATGAAATCTTGTCTACACTctctcactttctattatagaTCTTTGAATAAACATCTAAGAATTTATAAGATACTTTCCCTCTTATCCAcagattgatttaattttacttGGACATTATTGATGGAATCGGAACAAACAAAAATTGTCGAAAGCGTAGATAGTTTTGATTTTACGATTTAAACGCCTAACTTAACTTGACTATGACAAATATATGTATAAGGAAATGCATCATATACTAACATTTCCTTATGTACAAACTAAGAATGAAGCATCACtccattatattattttaaagaAGCATTACTTCACACATATAAAAAGTAGTAATAAAAACATAATGCTCGTATATATACAATAATGCTTAATTTAGGAATATTGCAGACCAAAGAAGATAACAAAGGTCCATAGGAGACAATAGAAAATGCATAATTCATTTTTAAGCAAGAGCTGAATATTACTAGAGACATGTATATACACATTATGAATTTAGTAATTAATGTATGTATGTAAAtagttaattaaaattatactccctcctcgTCCACCAATatacactactagaaaattcaCATATTATGACATGTATAAATGCAATTAGAAAACTATTATCTTGACACTTTAGGTGTAATGGCTTGAAAATGCCACAATATAATTTCTTAAACTACACTAACTTTTGGACGAAAATTTACAAAATACCcccataaatttttattattacaatttacccaacattttattttatttatttttttcacctACATATTTGTAGAATTTATATTATTGTCCttcaaatattcataaattatgtTTTAATCCTTCAATTACATTTTAGTTTAATGTACAAAattcattatattattattaatcattcaacaaaatttaataaataattaattcaaataaaatggtaATTTTCAATAATATCCAAAGTATCAAAGATGTTATCTAATGTGTTTAAACACAAGGATTAAACATAAGCGTTGGTCATCTTTACTTAAACTACAGACAAAATTAGtactaaaaaagtaaaaattataaAGTCCTAATCTATTCCAAAAGTGCTTGTAGGGACATTGCTTGTTTCTTTAAAATGTGTGCCTCTTATGCCTGTCAAAAGAGCAAAGTACCAATCTAACGCCATTCGACCTAAAATAATTAAGTACAAAATTCCAAGGtaatacaataaataacaaCAATATACATGTACTTTGAGAAAATAACAAAGGTTGGAGATACTCATATATATTACACAAAGCTCAAATTGTGAATGAAAGTTGAGGATGAAAGTGACTTTGGCAAGGATTCAACTATATAATAATAAGAAAAAGCACCTATGCTGGTTCCTACTCATAACTTTATGTACATAAGTTTCCTCAAGATTTAGACAATGACCAATGTCCAATGAATTTCATAGCTATATCCGAAAGTTGAAATATGGAGAAGGAGAATGTCATATCCAAGATAAGAAAATGAGAACAAGGCTACAAGTACTTGTAAAAAGACTAAAACTAGCTTGCAGTTACAAGTATGTCTCTCCAAGTAGCTACAGTGAATGCACAAAGTATAGATCACATTGGTTTTTAAATAAAGAACAGAGAAAATTATAGTGTAGATAATAAAAGATCCATCAGGTGAATAACATAAGGCAAAGAATCAGAATTATCAAAGTTTCATAGATGTGACTAAATCGAAGATTTAAAGAGGGTTATTTGACCAAATAAACAGTGCATTTGTTCTCACTTTTTTCACTGTTGTGTCACCATCCATTAGAACATGTATTCTAACAACTTAAAACTAATCATATATTAATGCAAATCTATAAAATAACTACAGAAAATAGTATACTGTAATATCCGCATACAAAGGCCAGACAAAAACAATACATGTAGAGCTCTATCTAGTGAATTAAAATACAGATGTCTAACTGAAATTGAATGCAATAGTAGTAAGTCCACACATAAAGAGAATGCAAATGTCCActaaaaagtagtagtataaatcaAGACAAGTAGTTCAAACAGTATAATTAGTAATCAAATTTAGAGTACCTGTCATCTAAATGTGGATCGAGAAATTATAAGTAGTAGATTGTTTTAAAAAATCCATCAGATTCTATTTAGTTTCACTATTTAATCGAAACATAAAATGATTTTCCTTCCCTACTATCACCTAGAAGCCAAGCAATTTTTTTTACCTTAACTAGAAGTAAACCTTTGAGCTGACATATTCCTTTTCTCCTGTAAAGGACTACTTTTTTTAATCTGCTTCCCTCCTTTAGAAGCCATATGTAACTACATACATTGGAATGAAAGTAAGTAAAGACAATAGCGGGTAAAATATACAGTGAAACTTGAgatcatttcatcaaacacttggGGGTAAAACAAAAATTACTTTAAACTTGATCACATCGcataataaaattcaattgAAACCTATAGTATGTAATTAAAACATATAATCTATGTTAGCAACAGTAGATTATCATTCCCGTGAATATATTACATCGTTCGttctaaaaataatttcattgaAAAAATTCACCTTGCAAGAATCAAAGGAAGGTCTCAACTTGATTTCCTTCTCATTCTTGTTCTCTTTGCTAAACTATAGATAATTGTGAGTTCCTGAATTTGCTTGGAGTTGTGGGAGGAGTGGACGATTGTAAGATCCATGTTTAATTTGGCGCTCAACGTTTCTCCCGCTCAATCCCTAATCTAGGGTTCCTAATTTATTATTCTAATTTATGAAACAGAAACTGCCGAATGGAGTGATtgaatctatactaatctaatgtgcaagtttgatgaaaagtctttaataccctttttggagggaaaatggaaagatggggtgtcttctattcaaaaataattttttaaggcaaaaacAATTGAACAAATAATAGTccaataaaatgctaacttcttgaagaagtgttaaaacacatttaaatagtgcactaccattaattttttttataattaagttattaaatttatatattaattagccttatatttgagttaaattggaattgtgctagagagtttagtttgccttccatttatttaggtttaAATggagatttaatcatttattgcaatactttttaatataaagagtagtgtaaatcctcacattattcaaaacaaacaagatgcataaaatattatcgttattttaagtgatagtagtaatttactttttatatgtatatgtggcgggaagtaagaaatttattctttacaatataaaaaattcatttagtctttggaaatgtatatcaagttatgttatggtctgaaattaaaagaaagaaataaacattcaactaaaatgtgattattggataatataaattttctaacttgacttctcaaagaagttttaaatttatatgatttaaattattcatatatttaatgtggatatgtttaatattccatatatttttttcaaattaattttttataaattaagctattaaatttatatattaatttaccttttatttggattaatgacttgcatagcactttcaataaacatcattactcacacatattttctttatttgtatatcttattctaattaattcatactatttgatcattagtcacacatcttatttttgtcattaattttattgtttttacttcacttagattataaattaaaattgcataaatgtttcattcactggggagtagtaaattcttcattttgagtgagacaaaATAAGTACAattctgtttttttaaatctccatatttctttcaattcttattttctatatatttattatattttatattcattatttgaaactcttatgtcccgtgcatagctcgggtgttaatactagttgcTTTTTAAAGCTATAGTTATCGATATCAGGCATTTAGGCATAAATtggataaatattttaaaaaggcATTAGATATGGTACATATCGATATAGATATGTttgtgatggatccgcgaatttttgatgttagcaaatgctggtagagaatgaaaatacagacacaaagaatttacgtggttcgatttactgaagtaaatctacgtccacgggaaaaagggagggcaagattgtattgcttgatctgttttctacagcttacaaatacaaacttgctatttgctatatggtgttttatctctagagagcttaaccccctcatatcagatctaagttccatttatatcttggactaagatcgtggcttgcatcaccaccctaagtcgtggatgtcgtgtaggtcatggcctaagatcgtggatgtagcgtaggtcatggcctacgatcgtggcctgagttgacaccacgtggtagtgggtgtgttggacatcctgtatgggtccactaactccttgttcggtcgaatactgagaccgaactgctttggttgccgatctgagagtagagcttgatgccgacctgagagcagagcttgattggttggcttttaccgagctgtaggctgaggccgaactctttggtaatgccgaactcatactcctgctttggttgccgatctgagagtagagcttgatgccgacctgagagcagagcttgataggttggcttttaccgagctgtaggctgaggccgaactctttggtaatgccgaactcatactcttccttgggctttgggctgatgggccgtcattgctgttgggcttgtttagtacgtactccatcactacccccccccgaaaagcgaagtgaatcacttcggcgaagcgagtcacttcggcattctggaatacggggggaggctgaagtcgggggacgtgccctgcgcgtgactgcattaaatgcggcattaaatgcgacagtaaaatctggccgtcgaatcctgaaaaggtgggatatgaaacggtgcgatgatttgaaatcttttccaaatctgataaataccgcctttcttcatcatttgaacacctttgctattggcttcttctgcactctctatcttttgcgtgaaaaatttccttccgctttcaaaaatttcctcaggatttcttcaaactttcaaagagtaagaaccatgtctgcttcttcttcgtctgagtctggtagcggtagaaaagggggtaaggggtcttctagccggaaagaatccggggagaagaccgtagagtattttcacagtatcttgagtaaggatactgtgatatccctttacgaaaaatactcttttcctggggggaaggcggtggttcccgacgatgatcatagggctaacgatccgccggagggttatgccaccgtttacgaagcctgcttagaatgcgggcttcgtttccctcttcccccaccttttgtagagtttcttgatttttttcaactccctttaggtcaggtgactccgaattcttggaggcacttgtcggcttttgctgccgaactccgtaggttagataaggatctgtctctgcgggcaatccttaattttttccaatttaaaaggaagggatcttggttttacttgatccccttacagccttttagggcattctgcaaaaccaagtggccgaaatggcaaaaccgcttctttttttataataggacagcggctccgggcttcccctggagagggccgaagtccgtgattcctcaccctcggttagaaccattggccgagctcgatgacgagctcaacaagattcccatagttaggaaacaatacacggagtctgagctcgtcaagggcgacgtcgtgttcgacatctcgtcttcggacgaagaggccgagggtgaggatttctctttacctttatgttctactgctttaacgaagaaaactaaccttgctttcttgctttttggcagtgtacatgctgaacaaggctacccgaaaatcttcggagtccaaggagccggagaggccgaaaaccaccagctcggcgtctgatgccgagaggactccgaaaaggcaaaaaacctcttcggatccgaagaagccggagtcaacttcggcaaaggggagggggaaggcccagaagcccccgagagcgctagagaaagacgtggtcttggcgcctccttcggaacatatctgtgagccgtttttatggcccacggacttcgccgaggtgaattctcttcttgattttctggccttgctttttttttttttctgtattttttgtggtccctttgttgacttttttctttattcattttcagaggaacgatatgctctccaagctcgtcgccgtcgaactctccaaagcgtccaatgactatgccgagatgcagaggaagttggcagctgcttgtcatcgggccgaacaggctgaggctaactttgagaaggccagagctgctaggatttcggcccaggatgaagctcagtttgccaaaaaccagctcgtcatccagcgagagcaggcgaagcggagcgatgctgctgccgtggttgcccaaggggaggctctccgtgtttacacggagagactctttttgagcagccagttctcggcctttgtcggtagcctggtaaggctaattgccgataagggcgagcagggggccgacgtcgtgctgcctctgtacagccgagagatagcagctcggcttcagaatctgccgctccttgaggagctcgcttcatcttcggtcctgctttctgcagaccgagtccggagttgtcgagctgatcgggacgagaacctggaggctatctttgcctccgtgggacccgtttcacccgcttcgacttacaacggagagggtgaggccgagccgctggagcgggaggccgaagtcgatcaggccgggcatccggagaaggaggccgatcaggaggcggaggcgaggccggcaggaggcgaggccgaggctgaggtagcccaggagaaggaagctgtaccagaccgaggagccggagacgaagcaggcggagtatgatttcgtctcccttctcttagtctagtttcttccttgtaaaatggccttgaagccctagtgtaaaaaattttccttgtgaatgaaaaattctctacatttgtcttcgtatagcttttcgtactcgcctttattcctgttgtattttactatctgctcggtatagctgccgaactaatatagctgctttgtacccaaggagatggagatacttcactggaaacggctgtactcttcggctttggacgaagctgagagaagagctatagccgatcagacgaagaatgacgagcttctggctcgtttagtgaagctggaggccgatatcaaggacttagagtccgataagaaagatctggaggccgagctgaatacggccattgctgagaggactgcgtatgaggattacatccgtgtgcgcgggggaatgaccatatcagaagttcaggaacgagttgacgaactgt
Coding sequences within:
- the LOC121774209 gene encoding secreted RxLR effector protein 161-like, whose translation is MLGAKIASVPLAAHFMLSKDLCPKIESEIKAMHKVPYSNAIGSVMYLMISTRPDIAYVVSCLSRYMANPGPVHWEALKWLLRYLKNTSKYGLCFSKHDQGVKLCGFVDSNYANDKDKRKSTTSWNTLWAVMKQQQTKALPMCSQCYNRMELENQSKLRTD